A DNA window from Capnocytophaga sp. ARDL2 contains the following coding sequences:
- a CDS encoding RHS repeat-associated core domain-containing protein, which produces MGGGGYSRSSSFHSEKIRLMDFDGDGFVDVLYSDKEERLKVRLSNIRRTNLLKKVSNPTGSSFIMDYATTGSTYKMPFKKWVLSSVDIHDGFVGDGANVQRQRFEYQNGFKDRRERKFLGFGEIKTHQLGDNEQVYRTQTQEFVLNQLTDTEATEPSMSGKVRKYQYIGQLPWKSSLKDASGRVINEQITDYRLVSLTANQPMGNFNTTEASTQNFGDKSRILPLVKTLTQKTHHFEGMSNDFITHTQSTQFQRYDRYAQPLQVKLVEDNLDVRILYHTINNSSKYLVSIPRQHRILHNNQVLRKSDTTIDAVGNIRSISRDRLDGQQAITNYEYNTFGLLTKVTLPKQTANSPESSRMFYSYIYDPKYYQFVSQVTDAHGYISSKSYSNFGKIESVTDTNGNQFFYDYDAMQRLVLFKGPYHNEKTIEHEYGRTVQNIPYAVTKHYITDNQHAQNAPQQIVHTVSFSDGLGRIIQTKKQLDTPQECVGGNGYWLEVSGKQLYDALGRVTASYLSKEEKNCQGDFNTQLRLYSDLTHNNQEKTTVAYDALDRPLLQTVVGLDAVTSYIYGKDNATQTATTQVILPEGNQTTTYTDRRGHTVQSVQYNSDTNEALATQFAYNALGELLQVTDAEGHHTKYQYNKLGQKTQTIHPDSGTTKFEYNLDGSLRRMANEKLNHNNQWINYSYNKNQLIQVQYPSHTVSYEYGTASDLGNGQNRVGRLKKVTDLTGTREFSYGKLGEITQDYRVLQSQNGVMQFYTRTQTDSWGRVLEMTYPDGEKLFYEYNTIGQLKKIKNSNNYVYLRHVLYTFFGEAKEIEYGNKVKTQNDFDTMRRLRTMRLRRPSNHIFSNVQYDYDRNQNIVRQRNTVSQHNNLHLGGVSDKQYQYDKYNRLSRAIGTFTGFKEEQNYDLTMSYNATHSIVNKNQTHNVTLNQVPQNSVHNYQAEYFYDDDTHPHAPSLLQYQDGKSIKLSYDANGNLEHIQSDKDLVVVGNRDFEWDEQNRLLSVVDNGGQQISHYVYDHTGERTFKSEQGLSLANVSGQQAYEVSDMTNYTLYPSGFVTVNPERNEYTKHYYNNGKRLASRLMTLQGQFAQNTPQAMSMQAMSATQSPQNCQQQLDAIMQYLANDPAMADCLTAVQNINADPSYQNACDKLYAVNALNCSPADVIDVVITDPVYTPEEISELDCINAIYQLFYLSVYKSNSTYWLNADVKRCYSQIKGIIMKYFITPEPQRMDPCEFWEYLQQFLPCEPTPTIQEPVPTPTEPITYEPPVMTQPTPVHGFEPVQPSLDRVYYYHGDHLGSSTYVTDDNGRPVAYYDYLPFGEVAVEHNQTTNFNNGYKFNGKELDQATGMSYYHARYYDPRISLFVSVDPLAEETFEPYSYVGNNPIMFTDPTGMYREGVENECDSCKNESDWNAYRDQAKNTASMIGEDFDMVSMGVGDRMKVGYNEEGRQIYFLDGEKMDLRQYDSRLLVAASFINDAALIEAPIMLLKNSGKILSTLFSKTKNIKPKSSELFSDTVRESFLRHAFSNNRHTDLGMSNQEITNKAMSLIEKNRTLLKEGDNTLIGKVNGIEKSFKAYMKNEKVISINMYPGISNRSIGTVINYGEITWK; this is translated from the coding sequence ATTGGCGGTGGCGGTTATAGCCGTTCGAGTAGTTTTCATTCAGAAAAAATCCGTTTGATGGATTTTGACGGCGATGGTTTTGTTGACGTGTTGTATTCAGACAAAGAAGAGCGATTGAAAGTGCGATTGTCAAATATTCGCCGTACCAATTTGTTGAAAAAAGTGAGCAATCCTACGGGTTCGTCGTTTATTATGGATTACGCAACGACAGGTTCTACCTATAAAATGCCGTTTAAAAAATGGGTGTTATCGTCTGTGGATATTCACGATGGATTTGTGGGCGATGGTGCCAATGTACAACGCCAACGCTTTGAATATCAGAATGGATTTAAAGACCGTAGAGAACGCAAATTTTTAGGATTTGGTGAAATCAAAACCCATCAATTGGGCGATAATGAGCAAGTGTATCGCACACAAACACAGGAGTTTGTGCTAAACCAGCTGACCGATACAGAGGCAACGGAACCGAGTATGAGCGGAAAGGTGCGAAAATACCAATACATTGGGCAATTGCCTTGGAAATCATCATTGAAAGATGCGTCTGGTCGAGTGATAAACGAGCAAATTACCGATTATCGTTTGGTGAGTTTAACAGCTAATCAACCGATGGGTAATTTCAATACTACAGAGGCTTCGACCCAAAATTTTGGAGATAAAAGTCGTATTTTGCCCTTGGTGAAAACCCTTACACAAAAGACGCATCATTTTGAGGGAATGAGTAACGATTTTATTACCCATACACAGAGTACACAATTTCAGCGATATGACCGGTATGCACAGCCGTTGCAAGTGAAATTGGTAGAGGACAATTTGGATGTGCGTATTTTGTATCACACGATAAATAATTCGTCAAAATATTTAGTATCTATTCCACGTCAACACCGCATTTTGCATAACAATCAAGTGTTGCGAAAAAGCGATACCACCATAGATGCTGTAGGAAATATTAGGAGTATTTCTCGCGATAGATTGGACGGTCAACAAGCGATTACAAATTATGAGTACAACACATTTGGATTGCTGACGAAAGTAACTTTACCGAAACAAACTGCCAATTCTCCAGAGAGTAGTCGCATGTTCTATTCATACATTTACGACCCAAAATATTATCAATTTGTAAGCCAAGTAACGGATGCTCACGGCTATATCAGCAGCAAATCGTACAGTAATTTTGGAAAAATAGAAAGCGTAACGGATACCAACGGCAACCAATTTTTCTATGATTACGATGCGATGCAACGATTGGTTTTGTTCAAAGGACCATATCACAATGAAAAAACGATTGAACATGAGTACGGTCGCACGGTGCAAAATATACCTTATGCTGTAACCAAACATTATATTACCGACAATCAACATGCACAAAATGCACCGCAACAAATCGTGCATACAGTCAGTTTTTCGGATGGATTGGGTCGCATTATTCAAACCAAAAAACAATTAGACACACCGCAGGAATGTGTAGGTGGCAATGGCTATTGGTTGGAGGTTTCGGGCAAACAATTGTACGATGCCTTGGGACGAGTAACCGCTTCGTATCTGAGTAAAGAGGAGAAAAATTGTCAAGGAGATTTTAATACTCAACTGCGATTGTACAGCGATTTGACACACAACAATCAAGAAAAAACAACCGTTGCTTACGATGCCCTCGACCGACCGCTCTTGCAGACCGTTGTAGGCTTGGATGCTGTAACTTCGTATATTTATGGCAAGGACAACGCTACCCAAACGGCAACGACCCAAGTCATATTGCCAGAAGGCAACCAAACCACGACTTATACAGACCGCCGAGGACACACTGTGCAATCGGTGCAGTACAACAGTGATACAAACGAGGCTTTAGCCACACAATTTGCTTACAATGCCTTGGGCGAATTGCTACAAGTAACCGATGCCGAAGGACATCATACAAAATATCAGTACAATAAATTGGGACAAAAAACTCAGACGATACATCCTGATAGCGGTACAACCAAGTTTGAATACAATCTCGACGGTTCGTTGCGACGCATGGCAAACGAAAAACTCAACCACAACAACCAGTGGATCAATTATTCGTACAACAAAAATCAGTTGATACAAGTACAGTATCCGTCGCATACAGTATCGTATGAATACGGAACCGCGAGTGATTTGGGCAACGGACAAAACCGAGTAGGACGTTTGAAAAAAGTAACGGATTTGACGGGTACTCGAGAGTTTTCGTACGGAAAATTGGGAGAAATCACGCAAGATTACCGAGTGTTGCAATCGCAAAACGGAGTGATGCAATTCTACACCAGGACCCAAACCGACTCGTGGGGGCGTGTGTTGGAGATGACTTACCCTGACGGAGAAAAATTATTTTACGAATACAATACAATAGGACAATTAAAAAAGATAAAGAATTCAAATAATTATGTATATTTGAGGCACGTACTTTATACGTTTTTCGGCGAAGCCAAAGAGATAGAATACGGTAACAAAGTAAAAACCCAAAACGATTTTGATACCATGCGACGTTTGCGTACGATGCGATTGCGAAGACCGAGTAACCACATTTTTTCAAATGTGCAGTACGATTATGACCGCAACCAAAACATTGTGCGACAACGAAATACGGTATCACAGCACAACAATTTGCATTTGGGAGGCGTGAGCGATAAGCAATACCAATACGACAAATACAATCGTTTGTCGAGAGCCATAGGTACATTTACAGGATTTAAGGAAGAGCAAAACTATGATTTGACAATGAGCTACAACGCGACTCATAGTATTGTAAACAAAAACCAGACACACAATGTAACGCTGAATCAAGTACCACAAAATTCGGTGCATAATTATCAAGCGGAGTATTTTTACGATGATGATACACACCCTCACGCACCGTCATTGTTGCAATACCAAGACGGAAAAAGTATTAAATTGAGTTATGATGCCAACGGTAATTTAGAGCATATACAATCAGACAAGGATTTGGTTGTTGTAGGCAATAGAGATTTTGAATGGGACGAGCAAAACCGTTTGTTGTCTGTGGTGGACAATGGCGGACAGCAGATCAGTCATTATGTATATGACCACACAGGCGAGCGAACGTTTAAGTCAGAGCAAGGACTTAGTTTGGCAAATGTATCAGGACAGCAAGCGTATGAAGTATCAGATATGACAAACTATACGCTGTATCCATCAGGCTTTGTCACGGTAAATCCGGAGCGAAATGAATATACCAAACATTATTACAACAACGGCAAGCGATTGGCAAGTCGTTTGATGACTCTACAAGGGCAGTTTGCACAAAACACCCCTCAAGCGATGAGTATGCAGGCGATGTCGGCAACGCAAAGCCCACAAAACTGTCAGCAACAGTTGGATGCGATTATGCAATACCTTGCCAACGACCCTGCGATGGCAGATTGTTTGACAGCGGTACAAAACATCAATGCAGACCCATCTTATCAAAATGCTTGTGATAAACTCTATGCCGTAAACGCATTAAACTGCTCACCCGCAGATGTGATTGATGTGGTGATTACAGACCCTGTGTACACCCCAGAGGAAATCAGTGAGTTGGATTGTATTAATGCGATATATCAATTGTTTTATTTGTCTGTATATAAAAGCAATAGTACCTATTGGTTGAATGCAGATGTAAAACGCTGTTATAGCCAAATAAAAGGTATAATCATGAAATATTTTATAACACCAGAACCACAACGAATGGATCCTTGTGAGTTTTGGGAGTATTTACAACAATTTTTACCGTGTGAACCTACGCCAACAATTCAAGAGCCAGTTCCAACACCAACGGAGCCAATCACATACGAGCCACCTGTAATGACACAACCAACGCCTGTACACGGTTTCGAACCTGTACAACCATCGTTGGACAGAGTATATTATTATCACGGAGACCACTTAGGAAGTAGCACTTATGTAACCGACGACAACGGACGACCTGTTGCGTATTATGATTATTTGCCATTTGGAGAAGTGGCGGTTGAACACAACCAAACCACAAACTTTAACAACGGTTACAAGTTTAACGGCAAAGAGCTAGACCAAGCCACGGGTATGAGTTATTACCATGCTAGGTATTACGACCCAAGAATAAGCCTGTTTGTGAGTGTGGATCCGCTGGCGGAGGAGACCTTTGAACCTTACAGCTATGTAGGGAATAATCCTATTATGTTTACTGACCCGACGGGGATGTATAGAGAGGGAGTGGAGAATGAATGTGATAGTTGTAAAAATGAGAGCGATTGGAATGCTTATAGAGATCAAGCAAAAAATACAGCTTCTATGATAGGAGAAGATTTTGATATGGTTTCAATGGGCGTAGGAGATAGAATGAAAGTAGGATATAATGAAGAAGGTCGTCAAATATATTTTTTAGATGGAGAAAAAATGGATTTGAGACAATACGACAGTAGATTACTTGTTGCAGCAAGTTTTATTAATGATGCTGCATTGATAGAAGCACCTATCATGTTACTAAAAAATAGTGGAAAGATTTTAAGTACTTTATTTAGTAAAACTAAAAATATTAAACCTAAAAGTTCTGAACTATTTTCCGATACAGTTCGTGAAAGTTTTTTAAGACATGCTTTTTCAAATAATAGACATACAGATTTGGGTATGAGTAATCAAGAAATAACCAATAAAGCAATGTCTTTGATAGAAAAAAATAGAACACTATTAAAAGAGGGAGATAACACTTTAATAGGCAAAGTAAATGGAATTGAAAAATCATTTAAAGCATATATGAAAAACGAAAAAGTAATATCTATAAATATGTACCCTGGTATATCAAATAGAAGTATAGGAACTGTAATTAATTATGGAGAAATAACATGGAAATAA